Proteins encoded within one genomic window of Pygocentrus nattereri isolate fPygNat1 chromosome 9, fPygNat1.pri, whole genome shotgun sequence:
- the birc7 gene encoding baculoviral IAP repeat-containing protein 7 isoform X2: protein MASGGFAPRLDGPLWTESGMSGTGEQHGGARRPGMRSEEERLRSFQLWPPGAPVTAADLARAGFYFLDHEDSVQCFCCAGVLRCWVRGDEPLHEHRRHFPTCRFVLGRDVGNIPRPPGPPDSVDGQLLSQLQRMGVDEQMAGGQAVYPEMESEDTRLTTFHNWPTGASVQPTTLARAGFFYTGHGDNVKCFFCDGGLRNWEPGDDPWQEHAKWFPRCEYLLQSRGQEYVNNIQQSYFNTPETGGSETSAAADITSGHEVLSGQSAVATAMLSPVVQTVLQMGFQQALVESLVQSRYLLTGQHYTSVSDLVADVLQAEEEERQGSESRPVLGNLSAEEQLRQLQEERTCKVCMDKLVSMVFIPCGHLVVCTDCAASLRHCPICRAVIRGSVRAFMS from the exons ATGGCCAGCGGGGGCTTCGCGCCGCGCCTGGATGGTCCGCTATGGACCGAGAGCGGGATGAGCGGCACAGGAGAGCAGCACGGCGGAGCCCGGAGGCCGGGGATGCGCAGCGAGGAGGAGCGGCTCCGCTCCTTCCAGCTCTGGCCGCCGGGCGCGCCGGTGACCGCGGCGGACCTCGCCCGGGCCGGCTTCTACTTTCTGGACCATGAGGACTCGGTACAGTGCTTCTGCTGCGCCGGCGTCCTGCGGTGCTGGGTCCGCGGCGACGAACCGCTGCACGAGCACAGAAGGCACTTCCCGACATGTCGCTTCGTTTTGGGCAGAGACGTAGGAAACATCCCGCGACCACCTGGACCCCCAGACTCGGTGGACGGGCAGCTGCTGAGCCAGCTCCAGAGGATGGGAGTGGACGAGCAGATGGCCGGCGGACAGGCCGTTTACCCGGAGATGGAGTCCGAGGACACCCGGCTGACCACCTTCCACAACTGGCCAACGGGGGCATCGGTGCAGCCGACCACCTTAGCGCGCGCGGGGTTCTTTTACACAG GTCATGGTGACAATGTGAAGTGTTTCTTCTGTGATGGTGGTTTGAGGAACTGGGAGCCTGGAGACGATCCATGGCAGGAACATGCGAAGTGGTTTCCACG ATGTGAGTATCTGCTCCAGTCACGAGGGCAGGAGTATGTGAACAACATCCAGCAGTCGTACTTCAACACGCCAGAGACG GGTGGATCTGAGACTTCAGCTGCTGCAGATATAACCTCAGGCCACG AGGTGCTGAGTGGACAGAGTGCGGTGGCGACGGCTATGTTGTCCCCTGTGGTGCAGACAGTGCTGCAGATGGGTTTTCAGCAGGCGCTGGTGGAGAGTCTGGTGCAGTCGCGCTACCTGCTCACTGGCCAACACTACACCTCCGTCTCCGACCTGGTGGCGGACGTCCTGCAGGccgaggaggaggagaggcagGGCAGCGAGTCCAGACCAG tgctGGGGAACCTGAGTGCGGAGGAGCAGTTGAGGCAGCTTCAGGAGGAACGCACCTGTAAGGTGTGTATGGACAAGCTGGTTTCCATGGTGTTCATTCCCTGCGGTCACCTGGTGGTCTGTACAGACTGTGCGGCCAGCCTGCGGCACTGCCCCATCTGCAGAGCGGTCATTCGGGGCAGCGTTCGCGCCTTCATGTCCTGA
- the birc7 gene encoding baculoviral IAP repeat-containing protein 7 isoform X1, with amino-acid sequence MASGGFAPRLDGPLWTESGMSGTGEQHGGARRPGMRSEEERLRSFQLWPPGAPVTAADLARAGFYFLDHEDSVQCFCCAGVLRCWVRGDEPLHEHRRHFPTCRFVLGRDVGNIPRPPGPPDSVDGQLLSQLQRMGVDEQMAGGQAVYPEMESEDTRLTTFHNWPTGASVQPTTLARAGFFYTGHGDNVKCFFCDGGLRNWEPGDDPWQEHAKWFPRCEYLLQSRGQEYVNNIQQSYFNTPETGGSETSAAADITSGHEVLSGQSAVATAMLSPVVQTVLQMGFQQALVESLVQSRYLLTGQHYTSVSDLVADVLQAEEEERQGSESRPEPVVRQGGSAGGVRTQASVGEKVLGNLSAEEQLRQLQEERTCKVCMDKLVSMVFIPCGHLVVCTDCAASLRHCPICRAVIRGSVRAFMS; translated from the exons ATGGCCAGCGGGGGCTTCGCGCCGCGCCTGGATGGTCCGCTATGGACCGAGAGCGGGATGAGCGGCACAGGAGAGCAGCACGGCGGAGCCCGGAGGCCGGGGATGCGCAGCGAGGAGGAGCGGCTCCGCTCCTTCCAGCTCTGGCCGCCGGGCGCGCCGGTGACCGCGGCGGACCTCGCCCGGGCCGGCTTCTACTTTCTGGACCATGAGGACTCGGTACAGTGCTTCTGCTGCGCCGGCGTCCTGCGGTGCTGGGTCCGCGGCGACGAACCGCTGCACGAGCACAGAAGGCACTTCCCGACATGTCGCTTCGTTTTGGGCAGAGACGTAGGAAACATCCCGCGACCACCTGGACCCCCAGACTCGGTGGACGGGCAGCTGCTGAGCCAGCTCCAGAGGATGGGAGTGGACGAGCAGATGGCCGGCGGACAGGCCGTTTACCCGGAGATGGAGTCCGAGGACACCCGGCTGACCACCTTCCACAACTGGCCAACGGGGGCATCGGTGCAGCCGACCACCTTAGCGCGCGCGGGGTTCTTTTACACAG GTCATGGTGACAATGTGAAGTGTTTCTTCTGTGATGGTGGTTTGAGGAACTGGGAGCCTGGAGACGATCCATGGCAGGAACATGCGAAGTGGTTTCCACG ATGTGAGTATCTGCTCCAGTCACGAGGGCAGGAGTATGTGAACAACATCCAGCAGTCGTACTTCAACACGCCAGAGACG GGTGGATCTGAGACTTCAGCTGCTGCAGATATAACCTCAGGCCACG AGGTGCTGAGTGGACAGAGTGCGGTGGCGACGGCTATGTTGTCCCCTGTGGTGCAGACAGTGCTGCAGATGGGTTTTCAGCAGGCGCTGGTGGAGAGTCTGGTGCAGTCGCGCTACCTGCTCACTGGCCAACACTACACCTCCGTCTCCGACCTGGTGGCGGACGTCCTGCAGGccgaggaggaggagaggcagGGCAGCGAGTCCAGACCAG AGCCTGTGGTGAGGCAGGGCGGTAGTGCTGGTGGAGTGAGGACTCAGGCCTCAGTCGGGGAGAAAG tgctGGGGAACCTGAGTGCGGAGGAGCAGTTGAGGCAGCTTCAGGAGGAACGCACCTGTAAGGTGTGTATGGACAAGCTGGTTTCCATGGTGTTCATTCCCTGCGGTCACCTGGTGGTCTGTACAGACTGTGCGGCCAGCCTGCGGCACTGCCCCATCTGCAGAGCGGTCATTCGGGGCAGCGTTCGCGCCTTCATGTCCTGA
- the ddx23 gene encoding probable ATP-dependent RNA helicase DDX23, with protein MAGDSSEKRDLESSGGKERKRSRSRSRDRDRKGSPGKERKRHRSRERKRSRSRSKSADRDRRQKDKERERDKDRDRSRKDRDRDSHRRDKERSKRSRSSSPKSKDGKLKREKDVKREEEDEEEKKKEKVQPLSLEELLAKKKAEEEAEAKPKFLSKAEREAEALKRREVIAEERRRQIDDERRKRRVFQDIGRKMLEDPQERERRERRERMERENNGNEDDEERQKIREVKDKGKELQAIKERYLGGMKKRRRTRHLNDRKFVFEWDASEDTSIDYNPLYKEKHQVQLYGRGFIAGIDLKQQKRDQSRFYGDLMEKRRTMEEKEQEEQRLKKMRKKEAKQRWDDRHWSQKKLDEMTDRDWRIFREDYSITTKGGKIPNPIRNWKEFDLPPHILEVIDKCGYKEPTPIQRQAIPIGLQNRDIIGVAETGSGKTAAFLIPLLVWITTLPKIDRIEDSDQGPYAVILAPTRELAQQIEEETIKFGKPLGIRTVAVIGGISREDQGFRLRMGCEIVIATPGRLIDVLENRYLVLGRCTYVVLDEADRMIDMGFEPDVQKILEYIPVTNQKPDTDEAEDPEKMTLNFESGKHKYRQTVMFTATMPPAVERLARSYLRRPAVVYIGSAGKPHERVEQKVILMSEGEKRKKLLEVLSRGFEPPIIIFVNQKKGCDVLAKSLEKMGYNACTLHGGKGQEQREFALSNLKAGAKDILVATDVAGRGIDIQDVSMVINYDMAKNIEDYIHRIGRTGRAGKSGVAMTFLTKEDSSVFYDLKQAILESPVSTCPPELANHPDAQHKPGTILTKKRREETIFA; from the exons ATGGCTGGAGACTCCTCTGAAAAAAGAGACCTGGAAAGCTCAGGGGGCAAAGAGCGAAAGCGGAGCCGCTCACGTTCCCGGGACAGGGATAGAAAGGGTTCTCCGGGGAAGGAACGCAAGCGGCATCGCTCCCGTGAACGCAAACGTTCCCGCAGCCGATCAAAGTCTGCAGACAG AGATCGGcgacagaaagacaaagaaagagagcgagataAGGACAGAGACCGAAGCCGTAAGGACcgagacagagacagtcacAGACGGGACAAAGAGCGGAGTAAGAGGTCCAG GAGCTCTTCTCCTAAATCAAAGGATGGAAAattaaagagggaaaaagatgtgaagagagaagaagaggatgaggaggaaaagaagaaagagaag GTGCAGCCTCTGTCTCTGGAGGAGCTGCTGGCTAAGAAGAAAGCAGAGGAGGAGGCCGAGGCCAAG CCCAAGTTCCTGTCTAAGGCTGAGCGAGAGGCAGAGGCTCTGAAGCGCAGGGAGGTTATAGCAGAGGAACGCCGCCGGCAGATCGATgatgagaggaggaagaggagggtgTTCCAGGACATTGGCAGGAAGATGTTAG AGGATCCTCAGGAGCGAGAGCGGCGTGAACGCAGGGAacgaatggagagagagaacaacgGAAACGAAGACGATGAAGAACGACAGAAGATACGAGAAGTGAAGGACAAGGGCAAAGAATTGCAGGCCATCAAA GAGCGTTATTTAGGTGGCATGAAGAAACGGCGGCGCACTAGACACCTGAACGACCGGAAGTTTGTGTTCGAGTGGGATGCTTCTGAGGACACTTCAATCGACTACAATCCACT gtATAAGGAGAAGCACCAGGTGCAGCTGTATGGTCGTGGTTTCATTGCAGGAATTGACCTCAAACAGCAGAAGAGAGATCAGTCTCGTTTTTATGGCgacctgatggagaagcggcgcACCATGGAGGAAAAAGAGCAGGAAGA GCAGCGCCTGAAGAAGATGCGCAAGAAGGAGGCCAAGCAGCGATGGGACGACAGGCACTGGTCTCAGAAGAAGCTGGACGAGATGACGGACAGAGACTGGAGAATCTTTCGGGAGGATTACAGCATCACCACCAAGGGAGGCAAAATCCCCAACCCCATCCGCAACTGGAAAGAGTTCGACCTGCCCCCTCACATCCTGGAGGTCATCGACAAGTGTGGTTACAAG gAACCAACACCCATCCAGAGACAGGCCATTCCTATTGGCTTACAGAACCGTGACATCATCGGCGTGGCTGAGACTGGTAGCGGTAAAACTGCTGCTTTCCTCATTCCCTTATTGGTCTGGATCACCACTCTGCCAAAGATTGACAG GATCGAGGACTCCGATCAGGGACCGTATGCAGTAATCTTAGCCCCCACCCGTGAGTTGGCCCAACAAATTGAAGAGGAGACCATCAAGTTTGGCAAACCACTGGGCATCCGGACAGTGGCTGTGATTGGAGGAATCTCCAGAGAGGACCAAGGTTTCAGACTTAGGATGGGTTGCGAG ATAGTGATCGCTACACCAGGTCGTTTAATTGACGTGTTGGAGAATCGCTACCTGGTGCTCGGCAGGTGCACGTACGTGGTACTGGACGAGGCTGACAGGATGATTGACATGGGTTTCGAACCCGATGTCCAGAAGATTCTGGAATATATTCCTGTGACCAATCAGAAACCGGACACGGATGAAGCTGAGGATCCTGAGAAAATGACGCTGAACTTCGAATCTggcaaacacaaatacagacag ACGGTCATGTTCACAGCCACTATGCCTCCAGCTGTAGAACGACTGGCCAGAAGTTATTTGCGGCGCCCTGCAGTGGTCTACATTGGCTCTGCAGGCAAACCGCATGAGAGAGTGGAGCAGAAGGTCATCCTCATGTCGGAGGGTGAGAAGAG GAAGAAACTTCTGGAAGTCCTCTCACGTGGATTTGAGCCACCTATCATTATCTTCGTCAATCAGAAGAAGGGCTGCGATGTGTTGGCCAAGTCTCTGGAGAAAATGGGC TACAATGCCTGTACACTGCACGGTGGCAAAGGACAGGAGCAGAGAGAGTTCGCTCTGTCCAACCTGAAGGCTGGAGCCAAAGACATCCTGGTGGCCACTGATGTGGCTGGTAGAGGTATCGACATCCAGGACGTCTCCATGGTCATCAACTATGACATGGCCAAGAACATCGAGG ACTATATCCATCGTATTGGCCGAACGGGTCGTGCTGGAAAGAGTGGTGTGGCCATGACCTTCTTGACCAAAGAAGACTCGTCTGTCTTCTACGACCTGAAACAGGCTATCCTGGAGAGCCCTGTGTCCACATGCCCACCAGAGCTCGCCAACCATCCAGATGCTCAACACAAGCCCGGAACCATCCTCAccaagaagaggagagaagaaaccATCTTTGCCTGA